One Staphylococcus ratti DNA segment encodes these proteins:
- a CDS encoding APC family permease, translated as MHSDKQTLKPTIGLFTAVTIIVGTIIGSGVFVKPSSVLEYAGTSNMALWAWIVGGVLTLASGLTIAEVGAQITRTGGLYAYIKDIYGSFWGFLTGYTLTVLYGPAIIVSLILFLGILVTNFFALSQFWIIPIGAGIFLFLLTMNVIGTYYANTVQNITTLAKLIPIFAIVVFGLIYGQSGIFGHDVTQLVLNKDGTVNFGRAVLATLFAYDGWIMLTTMSGEMKHPQKHLPLAMLIGIVTVTLVYVLINVAVFKILPATDILNYGNGVSAEAATVLFGGIGAKIVNIGLIVSIIGTLNGKLMTFPRIPFAMAQDHLLPGAKWVKYISRRFETPIGAHAVMTVLTVLILTLSILFPSIFDADYLSEITIFVIYFFYMAAFVGLFILRHQNKGRQRAFSVPLYPILPILALLGGLFIVVNTLISDPLGAGIAVIGLLAGAPLYWLTVKKNTATHSK; from the coding sequence ATGCATTCGGATAAACAAACATTAAAACCAACGATAGGTTTATTTACAGCAGTGACCATTATTGTAGGGACAATCATCGGTTCTGGGGTGTTTGTCAAACCAAGTTCAGTTTTAGAGTATGCTGGGACAAGCAATATGGCATTATGGGCTTGGATTGTTGGAGGCGTATTGACACTTGCTTCAGGGTTAACCATTGCCGAAGTGGGAGCGCAGATTACACGTACAGGTGGTTTGTACGCTTATATTAAAGATATTTATGGTTCATTTTGGGGCTTTTTAACGGGATATACTTTAACAGTATTGTATGGACCAGCTATTATTGTTTCGCTTATTTTATTTTTAGGAATATTGGTAACTAACTTTTTTGCACTTTCACAATTTTGGATTATTCCTATTGGTGCCGGCATTTTTCTGTTTTTACTTACGATGAATGTAATCGGAACGTATTATGCGAATACAGTACAAAATATTACGACTTTAGCTAAACTCATCCCTATTTTTGCGATTGTAGTATTTGGACTCATTTATGGCCAGTCGGGGATTTTTGGTCATGACGTGACGCAACTCGTTTTAAATAAAGACGGCACAGTTAATTTTGGACGCGCAGTTTTAGCGACACTTTTTGCTTACGATGGATGGATTATGTTGACAACAATGTCCGGTGAGATGAAGCATCCACAAAAACATTTACCACTTGCGATGTTGATAGGGATTGTGACGGTGACGCTTGTTTATGTCTTAATTAACGTGGCAGTGTTCAAAATCTTACCTGCAACAGATATTTTGAATTATGGCAACGGCGTTAGTGCTGAAGCGGCTACGGTACTTTTTGGCGGTATAGGCGCTAAAATTGTAAACATCGGACTGATTGTCTCTATTATTGGAACGTTAAATGGAAAATTGATGACTTTTCCGCGTATTCCATTTGCGATGGCCCAAGATCACTTGTTACCAGGAGCAAAATGGGTAAAGTACATCAGTCGTCGTTTTGAAACGCCGATAGGTGCACATGCGGTAATGACCGTATTAACAGTGCTTATTTTGACATTAAGTATTTTATTCCCATCTATTTTTGATGCGGATTATTTATCTGAAATTACGATATTTGTCATTTATTTCTTTTATATGGCGGCTTTTGTAGGGTTGTTCATACTACGCCATCAGAATAAGGGGAGGCAACGCGCTTTCTCTGTGCCGCTTTATCCGATTTTACCTATTTTAGCACTTCTCGGTGGGTTGTTTATTGTCGTGAATACTTTAATCTCTGATCCATTAGGAGCTGGTATTGCGGTAATAGGTCTACTCGCTGGTGCTCCGCTATATTGGTTAACGGTAAAAAAGAATACTGCTACACATTCAAAATAG
- the hemQ gene encoding hydrogen peroxide-dependent heme synthase, with protein MSHAAETLDGWYSLHLFYAVDWASWRLVSELERQTMVTELENKLAELKEAKAQGQGDHVVYNVTGQKADLLLWFLRPEMKTLTQIENELNKLAIADHLIPTYSYVSVVELSNYLAGQSDEDPYENPHIKARLYPELPSTEYICFYPMNKRRNETYNWYMLTMEERKKLMYDHGMIGRKYAGKIKQFITGSVGFDDYEWGVTLFAEDVLQFKKIVYEMRFDETTARYGEFGSFFVGHRLDTDTFQSFFEI; from the coding sequence ATGAGTCATGCAGCAGAGACTTTAGATGGATGGTACAGTTTGCATTTGTTTTATGCCGTAGACTGGGCATCATGGCGTCTTGTTTCAGAACTTGAGCGTCAAACGATGGTGACAGAACTTGAAAATAAATTAGCAGAATTAAAAGAGGCAAAGGCACAAGGTCAAGGCGATCATGTTGTGTATAATGTGACAGGTCAAAAAGCAGATTTACTATTATGGTTTTTACGACCTGAAATGAAAACATTAACGCAAATTGAAAATGAATTGAATAAGTTAGCCATTGCAGATCATCTCATTCCAACATATTCATACGTGTCAGTCGTGGAGTTGAGTAATTATCTTGCAGGCCAATCTGACGAAGACCCATATGAAAACCCGCACATAAAAGCACGCCTATATCCCGAACTACCGTCAACAGAGTATATTTGTTTCTATCCTATGAATAAGCGTCGCAATGAAACATACAACTGGTATATGCTTACAATGGAAGAACGCAAAAAGTTAATGTATGATCACGGTATGATTGGTCGTAAATATGCTGGCAAAATCAAACAATTTATTACGGGTTCAGTTGGCTTTGATGATTATGAATGGGGTGTAACGCTTTTTGCGGAAGATGTCCTTCAATTTAAGAAAATAGTATACGAAATGCGTTTTGACGAAACAACAGCGAGATACGGTGAATTTGGTAGCTTCTTTGTAGGTCATCGTTTAGACACGGACACATTCCAATCTTTTTTTGAAATTTAA
- the pta gene encoding phosphate acetyltransferase — protein sequence MSSLLDVLKGKLSGQNVRIVLPEGEDERVLSAAVELQKSDYVSPIVLGNQAKIEALANDKGLSIDALEIIQPDTSDLKAELVAKFVERRKGKATEAQAEELLNNVNYFGTMLVYVGKADGLVSGAAHSTADTVRPALQIIKTKPGVSKTSGIFFMIKEDQQYIFGDCAINPELGASDLAEIAVESAKSAQSFGMDPRVAMLSFSTKGSAKSDDTEKVSEAVQLAQQKIESENLSNVVIDGEFQFDAAIVPEVAKKKAPGAKIQGDANVFIFPSLEAGNIGYKIAQRLGGFDAVGPVLQGLNSPVNDLSRGCSSEDVYNLSIITAAQSLQ from the coding sequence ATGTCTAGTTTATTAGATGTTTTAAAAGGAAAATTATCAGGACAAAACGTGCGCATCGTATTACCAGAAGGCGAAGATGAGCGCGTATTATCCGCAGCAGTTGAATTACAAAAATCTGACTACGTATCCCCTATCGTATTAGGTAATCAAGCAAAGATCGAAGCACTTGCCAATGACAAAGGCTTATCTATTGATGCGCTTGAAATTATTCAACCGGATACAAGCGATTTAAAGGCAGAACTTGTTGCGAAATTTGTAGAACGTCGTAAAGGTAAAGCGACAGAAGCGCAAGCAGAAGAACTTTTAAATAATGTAAACTATTTCGGTACAATGCTCGTTTATGTTGGAAAAGCAGACGGTTTAGTAAGTGGCGCAGCACACTCTACTGCAGATACTGTACGTCCAGCATTACAAATCATCAAAACAAAACCAGGTGTTTCTAAAACATCAGGTATTTTCTTCATGATTAAAGAAGATCAACAATATATTTTTGGTGACTGTGCCATCAACCCTGAATTAGGTGCGTCAGACCTAGCGGAAATCGCTGTAGAAAGTGCGAAATCTGCACAAAGCTTTGGCATGGACCCACGCGTTGCAATGCTTAGCTTCTCTACGAAAGGCTCAGCAAAATCAGATGATACTGAAAAAGTATCAGAAGCAGTTCAACTGGCACAACAAAAAATTGAATCTGAAAACTTATCAAATGTTGTCATTGATGGTGAATTCCAATTTGACGCAGCTATCGTTCCTGAAGTTGCTAAGAAAAAAGCACCGGGTGCTAAAATTCAAGGAGATGCAAATGTCTTCATTTTCCCTAGCTTAGAAGCAGGTAATATTGGTTACAAAATCGCACAACGCCTCGGTGGCTTCGATGCGGTTGGCCCAGTATTACAAGGCTTAAACTCACCAGTGAATGACCTATCACGCGGTTGTTCAAGCGAAGACGTTTATAACTTATCTATTATTACAGCAGCTCAAAGTTTACAATAA
- a CDS encoding lipoate--protein ligase family protein — MDLRSKYFKDIAWRYVDHATGLEPMQSFAFDDTFSESVGKDASPNVVRTWIHQHTIILGIHDSRLPFLKDGIQFLTDIKGYNAIVRNSGGLGVVLDQGILNISLMFKGKTETSIDEAFSVMYLLICKMFEDEAATIDTFEITHSYCPGKFDLSINNQKFAGISQRRVRGGIAVQIYLCVEGSGSERAQLMKDFYAHALKGEKTKFSYPDIYPSHMASLQELFNSDIRVQDVMFKLLYAIKDLGGQLNMDPITSEEWSRYEHYYARMLERNAKMNERLN; from the coding sequence ATGGATTTACGTTCAAAATATTTTAAAGATATCGCTTGGCGATACGTTGATCATGCAACTGGTTTAGAACCGATGCAATCCTTTGCATTTGATGATACGTTCTCTGAAAGTGTAGGTAAAGATGCCTCACCAAATGTCGTTAGAACATGGATTCATCAACATACGATTATATTAGGTATTCACGATTCACGATTACCTTTTTTAAAAGATGGCATTCAATTTCTCACAGATATAAAAGGTTACAATGCAATTGTTCGCAATTCTGGCGGGCTTGGTGTCGTTTTAGATCAAGGCATTTTGAATATTTCACTAATGTTTAAAGGTAAAACTGAAACTAGCATTGATGAAGCCTTTTCTGTGATGTACCTTCTTATTTGTAAAATGTTTGAAGATGAAGCGGCAACGATTGACACATTTGAAATTACGCATTCTTATTGCCCGGGAAAATTCGACTTAAGCATTAATAACCAAAAATTTGCAGGTATTTCTCAACGTCGTGTACGTGGAGGAATTGCTGTTCAAATTTATTTATGCGTGGAAGGTTCTGGCAGTGAACGTGCACAACTCATGAAAGATTTTTATGCCCATGCCTTAAAAGGTGAAAAGACAAAATTTTCATATCCAGATATTTATCCGAGCCATATGGCTTCACTTCAAGAATTATTCAACTCAGACATACGTGTCCAAGATGTAATGTTCAAACTACTTTATGCTATCAAAGATTTAGGCGGCCAATTGAACATGGACCCTATCACTTCAGAAGAGTGGTCACGTTATGAACATTATTATGCACGCATGTTAGAGCGCAATGCGAAAATGAATGAACGCTTAAATTAA
- a CDS encoding DHA2 family efflux MFS transporter permease subunit, producing the protein MFVTLYVIVALIVIVCLNFVIIKRKKHHEVSQKFEKTDRNNTESQSEKEKHETSYQFRLDDEHANEDRDDRPIHEQTKEGSQDYVFKKGITRNKILVAMVFGMFITILNQTLLNTALPVINTDFNISPSTGQWLMTGFMLVNGILIPVSAYLFHKFSYRSLFLVAMTIFTVGSLVCAIAWNFPVMMTGRVLQAMGAGVLMPLGTNVFMTIFPPQKRGMAMGILGVAMILAPAIGPTLSGYIVEHFNWHVMFYGMFAVGLISFIISYVWFGIYQNITNPRADVPGIIFSTLGFGSLLYGFSEAGNKGWGSPEIVVMFVIGCTFTLAFVIREMTMKAPMLDFSVLKYSGYTLTAVINMIVTMSLFGGMILLPLYLQSLRGFSALDSGLLLLPGAIIMGFMGPIAGKLLDTIGIKPLAIFGLAITTYGTWELTQLTMTTPYSSILMIYIIRSFGMSFIMMPIMTAGMNALPSRLISHGNALINTMRQLAGSIGTAILVTVMTQQTESHLATFQQDLDKTNPFIKDQVQMMAQQMGGKEQALSSIIKFVNQLASVDGVNSAFWVATALSFLAFVLSFFLKGKSHYMSNE; encoded by the coding sequence ATGTTCGTTACGTTATATGTCATTGTTGCCCTTATTGTGATTGTTTGTTTAAACTTTGTTATTATCAAGCGTAAAAAACACCATGAAGTCTCGCAGAAATTTGAAAAAACAGACCGAAATAACACAGAATCACAATCTGAAAAGGAGAAGCATGAAACGTCTTATCAATTTCGTTTAGACGATGAACATGCAAATGAAGATAGGGATGACCGTCCGATACATGAGCAAACCAAAGAAGGGTCACAAGATTATGTGTTTAAAAAGGGGATTACACGAAATAAAATTTTAGTGGCGATGGTATTCGGAATGTTCATCACCATTTTAAACCAAACATTATTAAATACAGCGTTACCTGTGATTAATACAGACTTTAATATTTCACCTTCAACGGGTCAATGGTTAATGACAGGGTTTATGTTAGTGAATGGTATTTTAATTCCTGTAAGTGCCTACTTATTTCATAAGTTTTCTTATCGTAGCCTTTTTCTCGTAGCAATGACAATATTTACTGTTGGTTCATTGGTATGTGCGATCGCTTGGAACTTCCCGGTAATGATGACCGGACGTGTACTTCAAGCTATGGGTGCAGGTGTATTAATGCCTTTAGGTACAAATGTTTTTATGACGATATTTCCCCCTCAAAAACGAGGAATGGCAATGGGGATTTTAGGTGTCGCGATGATTTTAGCCCCGGCTATCGGACCGACGTTATCAGGTTACATTGTAGAGCACTTCAATTGGCACGTGATGTTTTATGGTATGTTTGCCGTAGGCTTGATTTCATTTATCATTTCTTACGTTTGGTTTGGAATTTACCAAAACATAACAAATCCACGTGCGGATGTACCGGGTATTATTTTTAGTACGTTAGGTTTTGGTTCTTTATTATATGGCTTTAGTGAAGCGGGTAATAAAGGTTGGGGTTCCCCTGAAATTGTAGTGATGTTTGTTATTGGTTGTACGTTTACGCTAGCGTTTGTTATTCGTGAAATGACTATGAAAGCGCCTATGCTTGATTTTAGCGTATTAAAGTACTCTGGTTATACATTAACTGCCGTAATCAATATGATTGTTACGATGAGTTTATTTGGAGGTATGATTTTATTACCGTTATATCTTCAAAGCTTAAGAGGCTTCTCAGCTTTAGATTCAGGTTTACTATTATTGCCCGGAGCAATCATTATGGGCTTTATGGGCCCTATAGCAGGTAAATTGTTAGATACCATTGGCATTAAGCCGTTAGCGATTTTCGGACTTGCAATAACGACATACGGCACATGGGAATTGACACAATTAACGATGACGACACCATATTCTTCTATTCTCATGATTTACATTATTCGTTCTTTTGGTATGAGCTTTATAATGATGCCGATTATGACTGCAGGAATGAACGCACTTCCTTCAAGATTAATTTCTCACGGAAATGCTTTAATTAACACGATGCGTCAACTTGCAGGATCGATAGGAACGGCCATATTAGTAACGGTAATGACACAACAAACTGAATCACATCTTGCAACATTTCAACAAGATTTAGATAAAACGAATCCTTTTATAAAAGATCAAGTTCAAATGATGGCGCAACAAATGGGTGGAAAAGAGCAAGCATTAAGTAGTATTATAAAATTTGTTAATCAACTTGCCTCCGTAGATGGTGTAAACAGTGCGTTTTGGGTAGCTACGGCATTAAGTTTTCTAGCATTTGTATTAAGCTTTTTCTTAAAAGGAAAATCACATTATATGTCGAATGAATAA
- a CDS encoding HlyD family secretion protein translates to MKKIITINIVTILLLVIIGAVAFHFYNQSVNYIKTDNAKVDSEQMKISSPVSGEITKLNAKEGDKFKEGETIAEVRGQGQDGQPQTMEIKMPHDGTIAKLDGQEKGMAQAGQPMAYAYNMDDLYITANIDETDIKDVDKDQTVDVSIDGETSQIKGHVDQIGNATASSFSLMPSSNSDGNYTKVTQVVPVKIKLDNAPSKGIVPGMNAEVSIHKN, encoded by the coding sequence ATGAAAAAAATCATTACAATTAATATTGTTACCATACTATTGCTCGTAATTATAGGAGCGGTAGCTTTTCATTTTTATAATCAATCTGTGAATTATATTAAAACAGATAATGCAAAAGTAGACAGTGAACAAATGAAAATTTCTAGTCCTGTTTCTGGCGAAATTACGAAATTAAATGCTAAAGAAGGGGACAAGTTTAAAGAAGGAGAAACAATTGCTGAAGTTCGTGGACAAGGTCAAGATGGACAACCTCAAACAATGGAAATAAAAATGCCACATGACGGTACTATCGCAAAATTAGATGGTCAAGAAAAAGGAATGGCTCAAGCAGGGCAACCAATGGCTTATGCTTACAATATGGATGATTTATACATTACAGCGAATATCGATGAGACAGATATCAAAGATGTAGATAAAGACCAAACCGTAGACGTATCCATCGATGGAGAAACATCTCAAATTAAAGGACATGTAGACCAAATTGGTAATGCAACAGCTTCTAGCTTTTCATTGATGCCTTCTTCTAACAGTGATGGCAATTATACAAAAGTTACACAAGTGGTACCTGTGAAAATTAAATTGGACAATGCCCCTTCAAAAGGGATCGTACCAGGTATGAACGCGGAAGTAAGCATTCACAAAAACTAA
- a CDS encoding TetR/AcrR family transcriptional regulator — MIMNRGTARLEIIKAMVALLEVEKFDHITIKQICAESGVHRSTFYAHFEDKYQLMETIKSYHMKKYHQLMRYTKNIIETYPLAEAKHRLIQAFRLLFKYMYRFKSYFTALVLTQTQFDLIRDYIQFTKEGYSSILEVLPPMQDSKYFIDYTIGGQLAIIYSWLSRGCQEDSKTMAQILFNNVIKVNR, encoded by the coding sequence ATGATAATGAATAGAGGGACTGCAAGACTAGAAATTATTAAAGCAATGGTCGCACTATTAGAAGTTGAAAAATTTGACCATATTACAATTAAGCAGATTTGTGCAGAAAGCGGCGTGCATCGCTCTACATTTTATGCACACTTTGAAGATAAGTATCAATTGATGGAAACGATTAAATCATATCATATGAAAAAATACCATCAACTCATGCGGTACACTAAAAACATCATAGAAACCTATCCATTAGCAGAGGCAAAGCACCGATTAATTCAAGCCTTTCGCCTGTTATTTAAATATATGTACCGCTTCAAAAGTTATTTTACAGCGCTCGTGTTAACACAAACACAGTTTGATTTAATCCGTGATTATATTCAATTTACAAAAGAGGGGTATTCTTCCATACTCGAAGTTCTCCCGCCAATGCAAGATTCAAAGTATTTTATTGATTATACTATAGGCGGACAACTCGCAATTATTTATTCTTGGCTTTCTAGAGGATGTCAAGAAGATAGTAAAACAATGGCGCAAATCCTGTTTAACAATGTCATAAAGGTCAATCGCTAA
- a CDS encoding ABC transporter permease produces the protein MISLLRIELRKLKNNYILIFLLVFNVLSVSIGSMIFYFNQSAFPNSNNRDLILWGQETLYNSQLFFPILIGVLCSISWQFEESNNNWMRMKTIPLKESKIVISKFSTLLVLTLLNQIIFLVLFCISASIVDVTLGELFKFIYWDFIGWIGTASIIAIQLYLSVSTRNFTFSILISTVGGILGLLTLFISEFIFTIFPYSQIAVGVRSRSLVSFTFSEMLLFLIINVAYVTTFLTLTILKLKKRED, from the coding sequence TTGATTTCTTTATTACGTATAGAATTACGAAAATTAAAAAATAATTACATATTAATATTCTTATTAGTTTTTAATGTATTAAGTGTATCTATAGGCAGTATGATATTTTACTTTAATCAAAGCGCTTTTCCCAATTCAAATAATCGAGATTTAATATTATGGGGACAAGAAACATTGTATAATTCACAACTTTTCTTTCCTATATTGATCGGTGTTTTATGTTCAATAAGTTGGCAGTTCGAAGAATCTAATAATAATTGGATGAGAATGAAGACCATACCTTTAAAGGAAAGTAAGATAGTTATATCTAAATTTTCAACGCTTCTTGTACTTACTTTATTAAATCAAATTATATTTCTGGTATTATTTTGTATTTCTGCTTCAATAGTAGATGTGACCTTGGGAGAATTATTTAAATTTATATATTGGGACTTTATAGGTTGGATAGGTACGGCATCTATTATTGCTATACAATTATACCTGTCAGTTTCCACTAGAAATTTCACTTTTTCAATTTTAATATCTACTGTTGGAGGCATATTAGGACTTTTAACACTGTTTATTAGTGAGTTTATTTTTACAATATTTCCATATTCTCAAATTGCGGTTGGTGTAAGGTCTAGGTCTTTGGTGAGCTTTACTTTTTCAGAAATGTTACTTTTTCTTATAATAAATGTAGCTTATGTAACAACTTTTTTAACACTTACTATTTTAAAGCTCAAAAAAAGAGAGGATTAA
- a CDS encoding ABC transporter permease, which yields MLKAINLEFFKMRRRKFIMPILLITFVGILWFSGISIKELNITDKKYGIYMLTSNILTIDSMICPILIGILCSRLVDIEHKGRTFQLLNTSRQSVFNLFTSKINASLIIIFVISIIQLITILLIANLNDVSLEIGVISKFMLSFIITSLFLILIHMALSFFFEKQSISIVSALVGSFLGLVTGGMLPSYIKIFLPWQYYSLLNPVHKKMVHKGFEYSNNDYYFIYIFISILIIIILFIVIKSLIKRRDLT from the coding sequence ATGTTGAAAGCTATAAATTTAGAGTTTTTCAAAATGCGAAGAAGAAAATTTATTATGCCAATACTTCTGATTACTTTTGTCGGTATATTGTGGTTTAGTGGTATCTCTATTAAAGAGTTAAATATTACAGATAAAAAATATGGTATATATATGCTTACTTCTAATATTCTCACTATTGATAGTATGATTTGTCCGATATTAATAGGAATTTTATGTTCAAGATTAGTAGACATAGAACACAAAGGGAGAACCTTCCAGTTATTAAATACCAGTAGACAAAGTGTTTTCAATTTGTTTACTAGTAAAATTAATGCTTCGCTTATTATTATATTTGTAATTAGTATAATACAATTAATAACTATCTTATTAATTGCTAATTTGAATGATGTTAGTTTGGAAATAGGTGTTATTTCAAAATTCATGCTAAGTTTTATAATTACTAGTCTTTTTTTAATATTAATTCATATGGCACTTTCTTTCTTTTTTGAAAAACAATCAATCAGTATTGTATCAGCATTAGTAGGAAGTTTTTTAGGACTAGTAACCGGAGGAATGTTGCCCTCATATATTAAAATATTTTTACCTTGGCAATATTATTCATTATTAAATCCAGTGCACAAAAAAATGGTGCATAAAGGGTTTGAATATTCTAATAACGACTATTATTTTATTTACATTTTTATTTCTATTCTAATAATAATAATTCTATTTATTGTTATTAAATCCTTAATAAAACGGAGGGATTTAACTTGA
- a CDS encoding ABC transporter ATP-binding protein, with product MTNNIVQTQNLTKKFSDSYSVDDLSLNIGSKEIYGFLGPNGAGKSTTMKMLLGLMQPTKGTIKIFNQDISKNRDEILTHVGALIEEPSYYKNLTGLENLQVIQKLLDLPSKNVKEALKIVRLTEHKDKLVKNYSLGMKQRLGIALAIVKFPKLLILDEPTNGLDPSGIQEIRELIKSFPKNYGMTVLISSHLLSEIEHMANTVGIINRGKLLFEGKLTELEEQNKILINTNNNKKCIDLLKAKGYMLENNEKPLLLEANQKDISTAVRLLVNNQFEVYQVQSVQKSLEEKFIEITNDGKEFL from the coding sequence ATGACTAACAATATTGTGCAAACGCAAAATCTAACAAAAAAGTTTTCCGATAGTTATTCAGTAGATGATTTATCACTAAATATTGGTTCAAAAGAAATATATGGATTTTTAGGACCAAATGGTGCTGGTAAAAGTACTACAATGAAAATGCTATTAGGTCTTATGCAACCCACTAAAGGTACTATTAAAATATTCAACCAAGATATTTCAAAAAATAGAGATGAAATATTAACGCATGTTGGAGCATTAATTGAAGAGCCTTCATACTATAAAAATTTAACCGGACTAGAAAATTTGCAGGTTATTCAAAAACTACTAGATTTACCTTCAAAAAATGTTAAAGAGGCCCTGAAAATCGTACGTTTAACTGAACACAAAGATAAATTAGTCAAAAACTATTCATTAGGTATGAAGCAAAGGTTAGGTATTGCTTTAGCTATAGTAAAATTCCCTAAATTATTAATATTAGATGAACCTACCAATGGCTTAGATCCTTCTGGCATACAAGAGATTAGAGAATTAATAAAATCCTTCCCAAAAAATTATGGGATGACTGTACTTATATCTAGTCATTTATTATCTGAAATTGAACACATGGCTAATACAGTAGGTATTATCAACAGAGGAAAACTTTTATTTGAAGGAAAATTAACAGAGTTAGAAGAACAAAACAAAATATTGATAAATACTAATAATAACAAGAAATGTATCGACTTACTGAAAGCAAAAGGATATATGTTAGAAAATAATGAAAAACCACTTCTACTAGAGGCGAACCAAAAAGATATATCTACAGCAGTTAGGTTATTAGTTAATAACCAGTTTGAAGTTTATCAAGTACAATCAGTTCAGAAAAGTCTAGAAGAAAAATTTATAGAAATAACTAATGATGGAAAGGAATTTTTATAA
- a CDS encoding GNAT family N-acetyltransferase, with translation MIYDQNQLIGSIDIHNINVAHGTGKIGYWLSQHATGQGVATKTVKFLCDIAFNDLLLNRLEICAQKENSASQRVAEKAGFRFMGEARDEVYRRGQYVTMYHYELLKKDFKKR, from the coding sequence TTGATTTATGATCAAAATCAACTGATTGGAAGTATTGATATACATAACATTAACGTCGCGCATGGCACAGGAAAAATTGGCTATTGGCTTAGCCAGCATGCAACAGGTCAAGGTGTGGCGACTAAGACGGTAAAATTCCTTTGTGATATTGCATTTAATGATTTGTTATTGAATCGACTTGAGATTTGTGCTCAAAAGGAAAATAGCGCGAGTCAACGGGTAGCAGAAAAAGCGGGATTTAGATTTATGGGAGAAGCGCGCGATGAAGTATATCGTCGTGGACAGTATGTAACGATGTATCATTATGAATTGTTGAAGAAAGATTTTAAAAAGCGCTAA